Sequence from the Cellulomonas fimi ATCC 484 genome:
GCCCGACGCCCGCCTCGTACGACGGCCCGGCACCCGTGAGGGGTGCCGGGCCGTCGTACGTGCGGGGCGCGGGCGCGGGTGTCAGGCCCGGTGCTCGACGTCCCAGGCGGCGGCCGAACCGGGCGGGACCACGACGTCGACGCGGCCGTCGCGGACCGCGGTCGCGGCACAGCCGTCGGCCAGCACGTCGCAGTAGCGGCCGTCCGGCAGGCTCGTCGTGAGCGTCGTGCGCAGCTCCTCGTCGCCCGCGTTGACGACGACGAGGCCGCGCTCGCCCCGTCCGAGCGCGACCGCGTCACCGCGCGACCACACGTCGACGAGCGGCGCGTCCCCGACGACCGCACGCCAGCCGACCATCGCCTCGACCTGGGGCCAGCGGTGCTGGCACACCCAGTCGCCCGGGGCTGGGCTCGCACCGGGGCCGGGCGCGTCGGGGCACGTCGCGTCGCGCACGCGCCCGTCGTCGTCCTGGACGGGACCGGCGTCGCGGTCGTCGAACGCGTACCCGGAGTAGACCGTCGGCGTGCCGTAGGTGCCGGCCAGCATGAGGACGTCCGCGAGCGCGTACGTCGCGCCGTCCGCGTAGGACAGGGTGGACCCGTTGCGCTCGGTGTCGTGGTTGTCGACGAAGACGAACGCGTCGGCCGACGGCACGAACCCGGGGCCCGCGCCGAGGTCGAGCGCCACCGAGGGCGAGCCGCCGCCGAGCGCCCCGGCCAGGCCCTCGGCGTACGCGAACTCGAAGACGGGTCCGTTGCCGAGGTACTGCTCGGGGGTGACGGGCTCGCCCGCGCCGCGGATGACCTCCTGGACGATCCCGGTGCCGTCCGGGAGCGGGCCGAGGACCGCGGCGAGGTCGTCGGGCGCGACGTGCTTGGCGGCGTCGATCCGGAAGCCGTCGACGCCGAGCTGCAGCAGGTCCTCGAGGTACGCCGTGAGCGTCGCGCGCACGTGGGGCTGCTCGGTGGCGAGGTCCGCGAGGTTGACGAGCTCGCACGTCTGCACCTGCGCCGCGTCGTCGTAGTCCTGGATGTCGTCGCCCGGCGTGAGGCCGCAGCGGTGGAAGTCCTGCGGGCCGAGCAGTCCCGGGTAGTCGTGGTGGGAGTACGGCGAGCCCGCCCAGCCGGTGCCCGGCTCGTCCTGGCCGCTCATGTGGTTGACGACCGCGTCGACCCACACCTCGACGCCCGCGGCGTGGCACGTCTCGACCATCGCGGCGAGCTGCTCGCGGGTGCCGAGGCGCGACTCGAGCCGGTGGCTCACGGGCTGGTAGGCCGTCCACCACTGCGGCCCCGTGACGTGCTCCTGCGGCGGCGAGGTGAGCACCCACCCGTACCCTGCGGGGCCGAGGTGCTCGGTGCACTCCGTCGCGATCGCGTCCCACGTCCACTGGAAGAGCTGCACGCCCACGTCGCTGCGCGGGGCCGCAGCCACGTCGTCGGGGGTGCACGCGGCGAGCGGGGCGGCGACGGCGACGGCGAGCGCCGCGGCTGCTCGGCCGCGCGCCCGGGTTCGGGCTGCGAGCCGCCGTCGGGCGGGTGCCGCCGCGCGGGCGCGCACGGGCTGGGTCGGGTGCGTCATTGTCACCACCGGGTCACAGGCTGCAATCCGTTGCAGCAACTTGCGGGAGCGGCTCACCCTAGCGTTGCAGACGGCCTACGCTGGCCGACGTGCCGCACGTCCTCGTCAACGGTCCCGCGTCCTGGAACACCGTCGTCCGCCTGCCGTCCCTGCCCGAGCCGCGCAGCGCCACGCTGTTCGCGCGCGAGCACCACGACGGCCTCGGCGGGACGTCCGCCGGCAAGGCCCGCACGCTCGCCGCGCTCGGGCTCGACGTCACCCTGCGCACCGTCCTCGGCGACGACGAGCAGGCCGCCCGCGTCCGCGCCGCGCTCGCGCACGACCGCCTGACGGTGCTGGCCGAGTCCGCCGCCGCCGGCCGCACCGAGCGCCACGTCAACCTCCTCGCCGACGACGGCGCGCGCCTCTCGCTCTACCTCACGCTGCCCGCCCCGCAGCGCCCGGCCGACCCGGTCCCCGCCGACGTGCTCGCCGCGCTCGCACGCGCCGACGCGGCCGTCGTCGACCTCGCCGACCACAGCCGCCCGCTGCTCGCCGCCGCCCGGGCCGCCGGCGTGCCCCTCTGGTGCGACGTGCACGACGACGACGGCACCGCCGCGTACGCACGCGACTTCGCCGGCGCCGCCGACGTCCTGCTCGTGAGCGCGGACCGCCTCGCGGACCCCGCCGCCTACCTCGACGCGGCCGTCCGGCGCGGCGCCCGGCTCGCCGTGTGCACGTCAGGTGCGGCGGGCGCGCTCGCCCGCGACGCCGACGGCTGGTGGGACGTGCCCGCCGCTCCCGTGGACGCGGTCGTCGACGCCGACGGCGCGGGCGACGCGTTCCTCGCGGGGCTGCTGCACGCCGTGCTCGACGGGCTGCCGCACCCGCAGGCCCTCGCGCGCGCGTCGGCCGCGGGTGCGCTCGCCGTCACCAGCCCCGGCGTGGGCGCGGCGCACGTGACCGCCGCCGCGGTCGCCTCACTCGCCGAGCGGGTCGCCGTCCGCGCGCGCTGACCCGTCGCCCTCCGCGCGGCGGTCGCTCGGACCACCGTCCGCCCCGTCGGCACCCGCCGGGTCGGGCGGGTCGCGCTGCCACATGCCGAGCACACCCGTGGGCGTGAAGCCGAGCTCCACGTTGATCGCGAGCATGTGCGCGTTCTCCTGGGCGTTCCACGTGTGCAGCCGCCGCAGCCCCGGGAACGCGTCCCCGAGGCGCAGCAGCTGGGCCGTCTTCACGAGCATCCCCAGCCGGTGCCCGCGGTGCCCCTGCACCACGAGCGTGTCCTGCTGGTAGGCGACCTCCGGCACCGCGACCGGCTGCTCCACCACCGTGAACGCCACCAGCGCGCCCGTGGGCCGGTGGCGTGCCGCGACGACCGCCTGCACCCTGCCCTCCTCGGCGACCTCCGCGTCGTGCGCGCGCACCCGTGCCGCGTCCCACGGCTCCTCCTCGACCGCGAGGTCCGCCGTCGGCACGTCGGTGCTCATCCTCGTCCGCAGCACCGCCATCTGGTCGAGGAGCGCGTCGGGCGTCGGGCCCGTCCAGGCGACCAGCTCGTAGTCCGGGCCGGCCGCGCGGGCCGCGGCGCCGTACGCGGACCGGACCGCGGCAGCCGCCGCTCCGTCGAGGGGAAGCGCGAACGTGCTGAACCGCTCGACCTGCTCCAGCCCGTACCCGCGCCCTGCCGCCAGCCGCGTGCCCGCGTCCGCGGCGGGCACCCCGCCCGCACCGCTGCGCGCCGCGTGCTCCGCGACGCCGGGCCCGGGCTCGCGGTGCGTGCTCATGAGGATCACCGTGCGGCGCCCCTCCGCACGGGCCACGCCCTCCACGGCGGCGACGAGCGCATCCCCGGCCCCCTGCCCGCGGCCCCGTGGGTCGACCCACGGCTCGGCGAACGCCAGGTGCGGGTTGTCCTGCGTCGGCACCTGCACGAGCGCCGCCCCCACCACCGCGTCCGCGTCGCCGGCGGCCTCCGCACGCACCGCCACGAGCAGCACGGTCCGCTCGTAGGGTCGCTCGCCGAGCATCGCCGCGACCTCGGTCGGTCGCCACGCCGCGTCGGCATGTCCGAACAGGTCACGGTGCACCGCGGCGTGCGCGCGGCACGCGCCGTGCACCGCCCAGGCCGCGGGGTCCTCGACGGTCGCGGGGACGGGTGCCTGCCGCACGCTCCAGCGCGTCATGTGCCCAGCCTGCGGCACCCGACCGCCGACGTCACGCGTCGGTGCCGATGCGCGCGTCAGCCGCCCGAGACGCTGAGCTCGGCCTCGTGCAGGTCGCGGCGGAACTCCTCCGAGAGCTCGCGCGAGTCGAGCCAGCCGTAGGGCAGGATCGGCCGCTTCGGCGAGCCCGCTCGGCCTCGCTGGCCCTCGGCGGCCTCGCCCGGGTACGGCTGCGTGAGGTCGAGCGCCGCGAGCCGGTCGTCGAGGTCGGCCATCGAGGAGACCAGGCCGAGCGCGGCGCGTGCCTCTCCCCCGACCACGTAGCCCTTGAGGTACCAGGCCATGTGCTTGCGCATCTCCCGCAGCGCCTTCGACTCGTCGCCGAAGTGCTCGACCATGAGCTCCGCGTGCCGCCGCACGACCTGCGCGACCTCCCCCAGCCCGGGACGGATGCGCACGTCCGAGCCCGCGAACGCGGCCGCGAGGTCGGCGAACAGCCACGGCCGGCCCTGGCAGCCGCGCCCGACGACGACCCCGTCGCAGCCCGTGTGCGCGACCATCGCGAGCGCGTCCTCGGCCGACCAGATGTCGCCGTTGCCGAGCACGGGGATGTCGGTGACCGCCTCCTTGAGCGTCGCGATCGCGTCCCAGTCGGCCGTCCCGGAGTAGTAGTCCGCCGCGGTCCGCCCGTGCAGCGCGACCGCCGCGACGCCCGCGTCCTGCGCCGTCAGGCCCGCCTCGACGTAGGTCAGGTGCTCCTCGTCGATCCCCTTGCGCATCTTCACCGTCACCGGGACGCCCGACGGACGCGCCGCGTCGACGGCGGCGTGCACGATCGCCGAGAACAGGTCCCGCTTCCACGGCAGCACCGCACCGCCGCCGCGCCGCGTCACCTTGGGCACGGGGCAGCCGAAGTTGAGGTCGACGTGGTCGGCGAGGTCCTCCTCGACGAGCATCCGCACCGCGGCACCGACCGTCGCGGGGTCGACGCCGTACACCTGCACCGAGCGCGGCACCTCGTCCGGCGCGAAGGAGATGATCCGGAACGACTCGGGGCTGCGCTCCACGAGCGCCCGGCTGGTCAGCATCTCGGCGACGTACAGGCCCGCGCCGGACTCGCGGCACAGGCGGCGGAACGCGGCGTTGGTGACGCCGGCCATGGGCGCGAGGACGACCGGGGTGTCGACCGTGATCGGCCCGATGCGCAGCGGCGGCAGCACCGCGCCGGCGCCGGGGCGCGCGGGAGCCGCGGGTGTCGTCGTGGTCATCACGCCATTGTCGCACCGCCCCGGGGGGTCGCCCGGGCAGCGCGCACCCCCGGACCCTCGTCGCACGTCCGGTTC
This genomic interval carries:
- a CDS encoding alpha-amylase, translated to MTHPTQPVRARAAAPARRRLAARTRARGRAAAALAVAVAAPLAACTPDDVAAAPRSDVGVQLFQWTWDAIATECTEHLGPAGYGWVLTSPPQEHVTGPQWWTAYQPVSHRLESRLGTREQLAAMVETCHAAGVEVWVDAVVNHMSGQDEPGTGWAGSPYSHHDYPGLLGPQDFHRCGLTPGDDIQDYDDAAQVQTCELVNLADLATEQPHVRATLTAYLEDLLQLGVDGFRIDAAKHVAPDDLAAVLGPLPDGTGIVQEVIRGAGEPVTPEQYLGNGPVFEFAYAEGLAGALGGGSPSVALDLGAGPGFVPSADAFVFVDNHDTERNGSTLSYADGATYALADVLMLAGTYGTPTVYSGYAFDDRDAGPVQDDDGRVRDATCPDAPGPGASPAPGDWVCQHRWPQVEAMVGWRAVVGDAPLVDVWSRGDAVALGRGERGLVVVNAGDEELRTTLTTSLPDGRYCDVLADGCAATAVRDGRVDVVVPPGSAAAWDVEHRA
- a CDS encoding carbohydrate kinase family protein, which codes for MPHVLVNGPASWNTVVRLPSLPEPRSATLFAREHHDGLGGTSAGKARTLAALGLDVTLRTVLGDDEQAARVRAALAHDRLTVLAESAAAGRTERHVNLLADDGARLSLYLTLPAPQRPADPVPADVLAALARADAAVVDLADHSRPLLAAARAAGVPLWCDVHDDDGTAAYARDFAGAADVLLVSADRLADPAAYLDAAVRRGARLAVCTSGAAGALARDADGWWDVPAAPVDAVVDADGAGDAFLAGLLHAVLDGLPHPQALARASAAGALAVTSPGVGAAHVTAAAVASLAERVAVRAR
- a CDS encoding GNAT family N-acetyltransferase, translating into MTRWSVRQAPVPATVEDPAAWAVHGACRAHAAVHRDLFGHADAAWRPTEVAAMLGERPYERTVLLVAVRAEAAGDADAVVGAALVQVPTQDNPHLAFAEPWVDPRGRGQGAGDALVAAVEGVARAEGRRTVILMSTHREPGPGVAEHAARSGAGGVPAADAGTRLAAGRGYGLEQVERFSTFALPLDGAAAAAVRSAYGAAARAAGPDYELVAWTGPTPDALLDQMAVLRTRMSTDVPTADLAVEEEPWDAARVRAHDAEVAEEGRVQAVVAARHRPTGALVAFTVVEQPVAVPEVAYQQDTLVVQGHRGHRLGMLVKTAQLLRLGDAFPGLRRLHTWNAQENAHMLAINVELGFTPTGVLGMWQRDPPDPAGADGADGGPSDRRAEGDGSARADGDPLGE
- the dusB gene encoding tRNA dihydrouridine synthase DusB, translated to MTTTTPAAPARPGAGAVLPPLRIGPITVDTPVVLAPMAGVTNAAFRRLCRESGAGLYVAEMLTSRALVERSPESFRIISFAPDEVPRSVQVYGVDPATVGAAVRMLVEEDLADHVDLNFGCPVPKVTRRGGGAVLPWKRDLFSAIVHAAVDAARPSGVPVTVKMRKGIDEEHLTYVEAGLTAQDAGVAAVALHGRTAADYYSGTADWDAIATLKEAVTDIPVLGNGDIWSAEDALAMVAHTGCDGVVVGRGCQGRPWLFADLAAAFAGSDVRIRPGLGEVAQVVRRHAELMVEHFGDESKALREMRKHMAWYLKGYVVGGEARAALGLVSSMADLDDRLAALDLTQPYPGEAAEGQRGRAGSPKRPILPYGWLDSRELSEEFRRDLHEAELSVSGG